In Actinoplanes derwentensis, the following proteins share a genomic window:
- a CDS encoding DUF6903 family protein produces MSYLIVAARTVVVGICLGLVIGYRADVGWTGLGIMLAALLGLLAVLASYNRRYR; encoded by the coding sequence ATGTCATATCTGATCGTCGCCGCGCGGACCGTCGTCGTCGGAATCTGTCTCGGCCTGGTGATCGGCTACCGCGCCGACGTCGGCTGGACCGGTCTCGGAATCATGCTGGCCGCCCTGCTCGGGCTGCTCGCCGTCCTCGCGTCCTACAACCGGAGGTACCGGTGA
- a CDS encoding carbohydrate ABC transporter permease, whose protein sequence is MSRKPGDGRFVALCLIPALALFALFMIWPTVNVFRMSLYTWSGFSPDMRFVGLDNFAKLLDDQQFLRAFQNTVALLVVVTVITMGMGLFLAAIMTRQNLRGRNLYRFVLYIPNVLSVVVIAAVFSALYDQENGLINGTLRALSLDGLQLVWLGDQKVVLWSVAIAMVWQSLGYYMVLYMASMSSVPEELYEASSLDGASASRQFFAITLPLIWQNLRTTLTFFVMSAVNLSFVLVRAMTGGGPDGSSEVLLSYMYKQAYTNSSYGYGMAIGVVIFMFSFLVSLLVSRATRREPLQF, encoded by the coding sequence GTGAGCCGGAAGCCCGGCGACGGCCGCTTCGTCGCGCTCTGCCTGATCCCGGCGCTGGCTCTGTTCGCGCTGTTCATGATCTGGCCGACCGTGAACGTGTTCCGGATGTCGCTCTACACCTGGAGCGGCTTCTCCCCGGACATGCGGTTCGTCGGGCTGGACAACTTCGCCAAGCTGCTCGACGACCAGCAGTTCCTCCGTGCCTTCCAGAACACCGTCGCCCTGCTCGTGGTGGTCACCGTGATCACCATGGGCATGGGCCTCTTCCTCGCCGCGATCATGACGAGGCAGAACCTGCGCGGGCGCAACCTCTACCGGTTCGTGTTGTACATCCCCAACGTCCTCAGCGTGGTGGTGATCGCGGCCGTCTTCTCGGCGCTCTACGACCAGGAGAACGGCCTGATCAACGGCACGCTGCGGGCGCTGTCCCTGGACGGGTTGCAACTGGTCTGGCTCGGTGACCAGAAGGTGGTCCTCTGGTCGGTGGCGATCGCGATGGTCTGGCAGTCGCTGGGCTACTACATGGTGCTCTACATGGCGAGCATGTCGAGTGTCCCCGAGGAGTTGTACGAGGCGTCGTCCCTGGACGGTGCCTCGGCGTCCCGCCAGTTCTTCGCCATCACCCTGCCGCTGATCTGGCAGAACCTGCGCACCACGCTCACCTTCTTCGTGATGAGCGCGGTAAACCTCAGCTTCGTGCTGGTCCGCGCGATGACCGGCGGCGGACCGGACGGATCCAGCGAGGTACTGCTCAGCTACATGTACAAACAGGCCTACACCAATTCGTCGTACGGGTACGGCATGGCGATCGGTGTCGTCATCTTCATGTTCTCCTTCCTCGTGTCGCTGCTGGTGAGCCGCGCGACCCGGCGTGAACCCCTCCAGTTCTAA
- a CDS encoding carbohydrate ABC transporter substrate-binding protein encodes MKKSLAIAAAAVTALGLLAGCSGSDTEEKKKLSVAALEGGYGKDMYTQVIAAYKAKHPDLDVQLQISKSIEDEISPNMKAGKFPDVVVLGQGRKAGLTETLIKDKALEDLTPVLATVKDRLTEGIVGNLNTDPYGDGKTFLMPMYYAPTGLFYNKGLFTKNGWTVPETWDQMWTLAEDAKAKGVALFTYPTAGYLDSYFFSLLAGVGGEPFYTDVMTYKQDVWKTPQAKQALDITTKLLSYAAPTTVGYANEQDFTKNQQSILDNKALFMPNGTWIVGEMKDAPRAEGFEWGLTPLPAVTAGTKRYLTTSVESVWIPSAAKNKDAAKDFVAFLYSDEAAKIFAASNAIQPVKGIAASVPAENAGFFKLYEDPNVAALVGGFASTAPVEGVDIKAVLFDTANSIISGDKTEDQWQTALQDASEKLRQAGK; translated from the coding sequence ATGAAGAAGTCACTCGCCATCGCCGCCGCGGCGGTCACGGCGCTCGGCCTTCTGGCCGGTTGTTCGGGTTCGGACACCGAGGAAAAGAAGAAACTGAGCGTCGCCGCCCTCGAAGGCGGATACGGCAAGGACATGTACACCCAGGTCATCGCGGCGTACAAGGCCAAGCACCCGGACCTCGACGTTCAGTTGCAGATCTCGAAGAGCATCGAGGACGAGATCAGCCCCAACATGAAGGCCGGGAAGTTCCCCGACGTGGTGGTGCTCGGACAGGGCCGCAAGGCCGGGCTGACCGAGACGCTGATCAAGGACAAGGCCCTCGAAGACCTGACCCCGGTCCTGGCGACGGTCAAGGACCGGCTGACCGAGGGCATCGTCGGCAACCTGAACACCGACCCGTACGGCGACGGCAAGACCTTCCTGATGCCGATGTACTACGCGCCGACCGGCCTGTTCTACAACAAGGGCCTGTTCACCAAGAACGGCTGGACGGTCCCGGAGACCTGGGATCAGATGTGGACCCTGGCCGAGGACGCCAAGGCCAAGGGGGTCGCGCTGTTCACCTACCCGACCGCGGGTTACCTGGACTCCTACTTCTTCTCGCTGCTGGCGGGGGTCGGTGGCGAGCCGTTCTACACCGACGTGATGACGTACAAGCAGGACGTCTGGAAGACCCCGCAGGCCAAGCAGGCGCTGGACATCACCACCAAGCTGCTGAGCTACGCCGCACCGACCACCGTCGGGTACGCCAACGAGCAGGACTTCACCAAGAACCAGCAGAGCATCCTCGACAACAAGGCGCTGTTCATGCCGAACGGCACCTGGATCGTCGGCGAGATGAAGGACGCCCCGCGCGCCGAGGGCTTCGAGTGGGGCCTCACTCCGCTGCCCGCCGTCACCGCCGGGACCAAGCGCTACCTGACCACCTCGGTCGAGTCGGTGTGGATCCCCTCGGCTGCGAAGAACAAGGATGCCGCCAAGGACTTCGTCGCGTTCCTCTACTCCGACGAGGCCGCGAAGATCTTCGCGGCGTCCAACGCCATCCAGCCGGTCAAGGGCATCGCGGCGAGCGTGCCGGCCGAGAACGCCGGATTCTTCAAGCTGTACGAGGACCCGAACGTCGCCGCTCTGGTCGGCGGGTTCGCCAGCACCGCCCCGGTCGAGGGGGTCGACATCAAGGCCGTCCTCTTCGACACCGCGAACAGCATCATCAGCGGTGACAAGACCGAGGACCAGTGGCAGACCGCGCTCCAGGACGCGAGCGAAAAGCTGCGCCAGGCCGGAAAGTGA
- a CDS encoding carbohydrate ABC transporter permease, translated as MTHKLGRGLTYALVSVIALLIAVPVAWVLFASVKTKGEFYGSPWALPGALHVQNYVDAFVTAKMGQYFLTSVLVTLFGLVLVLAVSVPAAYVVARYDFRGKSLVEVLLMAGLFINVNYIVVPIFLMLVDWDRALIDVLPDGFFIDNPAMLSLVYAATSIPFTIYLLTAYFRTIPKEYEEAAALDGASRFRIMTRVMLPMARPAVTTVILFNFLAYWNDFIISLTLLPGDGKTLQVGLLNLMTAQKAAADYGRLYAGMVIVIVPVLIVYALIQRKLIEGMAAGGVKG; from the coding sequence ATGACGCACAAGCTGGGCCGGGGCCTGACGTACGCGCTGGTCAGCGTGATCGCGCTGCTCATCGCGGTGCCGGTCGCCTGGGTGCTGTTCGCCTCGGTGAAGACCAAGGGCGAGTTCTACGGCAGCCCGTGGGCGCTGCCCGGGGCGCTGCACGTCCAGAACTATGTGGACGCGTTCGTCACCGCGAAGATGGGGCAGTACTTCCTGACCTCGGTGCTCGTCACCCTGTTCGGGCTGGTCCTGGTGCTCGCCGTCTCGGTGCCGGCCGCCTACGTGGTGGCCCGGTACGACTTCCGCGGCAAGAGCCTGGTCGAGGTGCTGCTGATGGCGGGCCTGTTCATCAACGTGAACTACATCGTCGTCCCGATCTTCCTGATGCTCGTCGACTGGGACCGGGCGCTGATCGACGTGCTGCCGGACGGGTTCTTCATCGACAACCCGGCCATGCTGTCGCTGGTGTACGCGGCCACCTCGATCCCGTTCACCATCTACCTGCTCACCGCGTACTTCCGGACCATCCCGAAGGAGTACGAGGAAGCGGCCGCGCTGGACGGCGCTTCCCGGTTCCGGATCATGACGCGGGTGATGCTGCCGATGGCCCGCCCGGCGGTCACCACGGTCATCCTCTTCAACTTCCTGGCGTACTGGAACGATTTCATCATCTCGCTGACCCTGCTGCCCGGTGACGGTAAGACGCTGCAGGTCGGCCTGCTCAACCTGATGACCGCGCAGAAGGCCGCCGCCGACTACGGCCGGCTCTACGCCGGAATGGTCATCGTGATCGTCCCCGTCCTGATCGTGTACGCCCTGATCCAGCGCAAGCTGATCGAGGGCATGGCCGCCGGTGGGGTGAAGGGCTGA